In Candidatus Desulfofervidus auxilii, one genomic interval encodes:
- the aroA gene encoding 3-phosphoshikimate 1-carboxyvinyltransferase gives MKKLITPISNHLKLTITVPGSKSLTHRALITAALAKGHSTLENILLAEDTLLTTEALRQMGVKIDISNTQAVVQGIEKKLIPPKRPVYLGNSGTSMRLLTAICAIGQGRFVLTGNERMQQRPIQPLLDALNQWGVKAYSERQNGCPPVVIETQGLNGGKTEIDPTISSQFLSGLLLAAPYGRRDSVIEVKGKIASLPYVDLTIDVMEKFGISVKNLNYKCFEVKKGHYQACQYTIEGDCSTASYFWAAAAILKGEVTVRPIAQTSKQADIGFVNVLKKMGCQIIPQGDGIKVIGRNNLRGITVDMNKMPDVVPTLAVVAAFAKGETVINNVGHLRVKECDRLQAVATELKKMGIEVKEKKDGLIIKGGQPQGAEIETYNDHRIAMSFAIAGLKVPGIIIRNPDCVKKSFPGFWETGLFK, from the coding sequence TTGAAAAAGCTAATCACTCCTATCTCAAATCACCTAAAACTTACCATCACTGTTCCTGGCTCGAAGAGCCTTACCCATCGGGCATTGATTACGGCTGCTTTGGCCAAAGGCCATTCTACTCTGGAAAACATTCTTTTGGCAGAAGATACCCTTTTGACCACAGAGGCTTTAAGGCAGATGGGTGTGAAGATAGATATTTCTAATACCCAGGCTGTGGTGCAAGGGATAGAGAAAAAATTAATTCCTCCTAAAAGACCTGTTTATTTAGGTAATTCAGGCACTTCTATGCGTCTTTTGACTGCCATTTGTGCTATAGGTCAGGGGCGTTTTGTCCTTACAGGAAATGAAAGGATGCAACAAAGGCCAATTCAACCTTTATTGGATGCCTTAAATCAATGGGGAGTAAAGGCATATAGTGAAAGGCAAAATGGATGTCCGCCTGTGGTTATTGAAACTCAAGGTTTAAATGGCGGTAAGACAGAGATAGACCCTACCATAAGCAGTCAGTTTCTCTCTGGTCTTCTTTTGGCTGCTCCTTATGGGAGAAGAGATAGTGTGATTGAGGTAAAAGGCAAGATTGCCTCGCTTCCTTATGTGGACTTAACCATAGATGTAATGGAAAAATTCGGTATTTCTGTAAAGAATTTGAATTATAAATGTTTTGAAGTAAAAAAAGGTCATTATCAGGCCTGCCAATATACCATTGAAGGTGATTGCTCAACTGCTTCTTATTTTTGGGCGGCAGCTGCTATTTTAAAAGGTGAGGTTACTGTAAGACCCATTGCTCAAACCTCCAAACAGGCAGATATTGGATTTGTTAATGTATTGAAAAAAATGGGATGTCAAATAATTCCCCAGGGAGATGGTATTAAGGTAATCGGTAGAAATAATTTAAGGGGTATTACAGTGGATATGAATAAAATGCCAGATGTAGTGCCTACTCTAGCGGTGGTGGCGGCCTTTGCTAAAGGAGAAACAGTGATTAATAATGTAGGACATTTAAGGGTTAAGGAGTGTGATAGGCTACAGGCCGTGGCTACTGAATTAAAAAAGATGGGCATTGAGGTAAAAGAAAAAAAAGATGGTCTTATTATCAAAGGCGGTCAACCGCAAGGGGCTGAGATTGAGACTTATAATGACCATCGTATCGCTATGAGCTTTGCCATAGCCGGGTTAAAAGTGCCTGGGATAATAATTAGAAATCCTGATTGTGTAAAAAAATCCTTTCCGGGATTTTGGGAAACAGGTCTATTTAAATGA
- the amrB gene encoding AmmeMemoRadiSam system protein B — protein sequence MWRNWLLKLKKTLRPLGRYYLNFLLLSLVLNLSSSWAIIRPSAVAGKWYREDPKALKAQIETFLKDAKLPSLPSKINALIVPHAGYRFSGPTAAYAYKAIAGRGYNRVVILAPSHYAHFYGASTLDVVAYETPLGQVPVDRKVVKALLKNPLFKERTMAHLREHAIEAQLPFLQIVLKDFKIVPILISEVKDEDIFILADILKKVLGKDIKNTLFIASSDFTHFGPMYGYVPFKENISEKIKKMDMEAVEFIKKGDSKGLLDYYHKTKITICGIYPIAITISSLAKQPKGFLLHYTTSGEILSNYSNSVSYVAMLLDEPGLNQNERENLLKLARFTLKYYFNHGHPPAVEEIPIKVSPVLKEKKGAFVTLKKHGQLRGCIGFIRPIFPLYKTVMQASLQAAFADPRFLPLRQEELKEIDIEISVLGPIIPVKKVEEIRVGRDGLIIKKDGQQGLLLPQVATEFNLDRLKFLELTCKKAGLSPSAWKKGASIYRFTAEVFGEKKH from the coding sequence GTGTGGAGGAATTGGTTACTCAAATTAAAAAAGACATTGAGACCGCTAGGAAGATATTATCTCAATTTTCTATTGCTTAGCCTTGTTTTAAACCTGTCTTCTAGCTGGGCTATAATACGTCCCTCAGCAGTAGCAGGGAAATGGTATAGAGAAGACCCCAAGGCACTTAAAGCCCAGATAGAGACTTTTCTAAAAGACGCAAAATTGCCTTCCTTACCATCAAAGATTAATGCCCTGATTGTCCCCCATGCAGGCTATCGGTTTTCTGGCCCGACTGCGGCTTATGCTTATAAGGCCATTGCCGGGCGAGGCTATAATCGGGTGGTGATTCTGGCCCCTTCTCATTATGCCCATTTTTATGGAGCATCTACTTTAGATGTGGTTGCTTATGAAACGCCATTAGGACAAGTGCCTGTGGATAGGAAAGTAGTGAAGGCATTATTAAAAAATCCTTTGTTTAAAGAACGTACTATGGCCCACTTAAGGGAACATGCCATTGAGGCCCAACTGCCCTTTCTACAAATAGTTTTAAAGGATTTTAAGATTGTTCCTATCTTGATTAGTGAGGTAAAGGATGAAGATATTTTTATCCTGGCAGATATTTTAAAAAAAGTCTTGGGCAAAGATATAAAAAATACCCTTTTTATTGCCAGCTCTGATTTTACCCACTTTGGTCCTATGTATGGTTATGTGCCTTTTAAAGAAAATATTTCAGAAAAAATCAAAAAAATGGATATGGAGGCAGTTGAGTTTATTAAAAAGGGTGATTCCAAAGGATTGTTAGATTATTACCATAAAACAAAAATCACTATTTGTGGCATTTATCCCATCGCTATTACTATTTCTTCTTTAGCTAAACAGCCTAAGGGATTTCTTTTACATTATACGACTTCTGGAGAGATATTAAGCAATTACAGTAACTCTGTGAGTTATGTAGCCATGCTTTTAGATGAGCCTGGATTGAATCAGAATGAAAGGGAAAACTTGTTAAAATTGGCCCGATTTACTTTAAAATATTACTTTAATCATGGTCATCCTCCTGCGGTTGAGGAAATTCCCATAAAAGTTTCTCCTGTCTTAAAAGAGAAAAAAGGGGCATTTGTTACCTTAAAAAAACACGGACAATTGAGGGGATGCATTGGATTTATAAGACCCATTTTCCCTCTTTATAAAACCGTCATGCAAGCAAGTCTTCAGGCAGCCTTTGCTGACCCTCGTTTTTTACCTTTACGTCAGGAGGAATTGAAAGAAATAGACATTGAGATTTCTGTGTTGGGGCCCATTATTCCTGTAAAAAAAGTTGAAGAGATAAGAGTTGGTCGTGATGGACTTATCATTAAAAAAGATGGTCAGCAGGGACTACTTTTACCTCAGGTGGCAACTGAATTTAATCTGGATCGGCTAAAATTTTTAGAGTTGACTTGTAAAAAAGCAGGTCTTTCTCCCTCAGCCTGGAAAAAAGGGGCATCTATTTACCGCTTTACGGCTGAGGTGTTTGGAGAGAAGAAACATTAA
- a CDS encoding 3-dehydroquinate synthase II, with amino-acid sequence MKQVWVKVIPWQKKLVTTAIEGGADAILVEKGKTEAVHALGRIKTIAPDGDLKIDKDVIFAEIKSKEDEERVLKLTKTAIVVVTAKDWKIIPLENLVAQTNNLFAEAATVEEAKTLLGVLEKGVDGILVNTTNINELKKILDLVKKWSEKLELYSGKVTLIKPLGMGYRVCVDTCDLMEIGEGMLIGNSSASMFLVHAENIENPYVSPRPFRVNAGPVHAYIKVPGNKTKYLSELKAGDEVLIVNAKGETRTGIVGRVKVERRPLLLVEAEVDGQKVSTILQNAETIRLTTPKGKPISVVQLKPGDEVVVAMEKGGRHFGHKIEETIMEK; translated from the coding sequence ATGAAACAGGTTTGGGTAAAGGTAATACCATGGCAAAAAAAATTGGTAACCACGGCCATTGAAGGTGGGGCCGATGCCATTTTGGTAGAGAAAGGTAAAACAGAGGCGGTTCATGCCTTAGGCCGCATCAAAACCATAGCCCCAGACGGTGACTTGAAGATAGATAAAGACGTCATCTTTGCAGAAATAAAAAGCAAGGAAGACGAAGAAAGGGTTTTAAAACTTACCAAAACAGCTATAGTGGTAGTTACAGCCAAGGACTGGAAGATTATTCCTTTAGAAAATCTGGTTGCCCAAACAAATAACTTATTTGCTGAAGCTGCTACAGTGGAAGAAGCAAAAACATTATTAGGCGTATTAGAAAAAGGAGTAGATGGTATTTTAGTAAACACTACTAATATCAATGAATTAAAAAAGATACTGGATTTGGTGAAAAAATGGTCAGAGAAATTAGAGCTTTATTCAGGAAAGGTAACCCTTATTAAACCCTTAGGAATGGGATATAGAGTATGTGTGGATACCTGCGATTTAATGGAAATAGGTGAAGGGATGTTGATAGGTAATAGTAGTGCAAGCATGTTTTTGGTTCATGCGGAGAATATAGAAAATCCTTATGTGAGTCCCAGGCCATTTAGGGTCAATGCAGGCCCAGTGCATGCTTATATTAAGGTTCCAGGGAATAAGACAAAATACTTATCTGAATTAAAGGCCGGAGATGAAGTATTGATTGTCAATGCTAAAGGGGAAACCAGGACAGGGATTGTAGGCCGAGTAAAAGTAGAAAGACGTCCCTTGCTCTTGGTAGAGGCAGAGGTAGATGGTCAGAAGGTGAGCACCATTTTACAAAATGCAGAGACTATCCGCTTGACTACACCAAAAGGCAAACCTATCTCTGTAGTCCAGTTGAAGCCTGGAGATGAAGTAGTGGTGGCTATGGAAAAGGGAGGGAGACATTTTGGCCATAAGATAGAAGAAACTATTATGGAAAAATGA
- a CDS encoding shikimate dehydrogenase, with the protein MMPIDAETSLYGIIGHPVRHSLSPIIQNLAFTSYNINAVYLAFEVTELSGAIKGVKALGIKGLSVTIPHKINIMSFLDEIDIMAQKIGAINTVVNRDGYLLGFNTDWLGALLSLKEKTEIKGKRFVILGAGGAARAIAFGLKKEGAEIIIVNRTYEKGCALAKEINAHAFPWEKLPVLAGDVLINTTPIGMWPEIDTSPVDEKVLAKFELVMDTVYRPLKTKLLQMAEKMGCNTIGGLKMLIYQGAEQFRLWTKKEPPVEKMLKVAEKFLEKEN; encoded by the coding sequence ATGATGCCTATTGATGCAGAAACCAGTTTATATGGTATTATTGGCCATCCTGTAAGGCATAGCTTAAGCCCGATTATTCAAAATTTGGCGTTTACTTCCTATAATATAAATGCTGTTTATCTGGCCTTTGAGGTAACTGAGCTTTCTGGGGCCATAAAAGGGGTGAAGGCCTTAGGCATAAAGGGCTTGAGTGTAACTATTCCCCACAAGATAAATATTATGTCTTTTTTGGATGAAATAGATATAATGGCTCAAAAAATTGGAGCTATAAATACAGTAGTAAATAGAGATGGCTATTTATTGGGATTTAATACCGATTGGTTAGGGGCCTTACTTAGTCTAAAAGAAAAAACAGAGATAAAGGGGAAAAGATTTGTTATTTTGGGTGCCGGTGGAGCAGCTAGGGCCATTGCCTTTGGGTTAAAAAAAGAAGGGGCAGAAATAATTATCGTTAATCGCACTTATGAAAAAGGCTGTGCTTTGGCCAAAGAGATAAATGCCCATGCCTTCCCTTGGGAAAAATTACCTGTGCTAGCTGGTGATGTGCTCATTAATACTACTCCCATAGGAATGTGGCCAGAGATAGATACTTCTCCAGTGGATGAAAAGGTATTAGCCAAATTTGAGCTAGTGATGGATACGGTATACAGACCATTAAAGACTAAACTCCTTCAAATGGCGGAAAAGATGGGTTGTAATACCATTGGCGGATTAAAAATGCTCATTTATCAAGGGGCAGAACAATTCCGTTTGTGGACAAAAAAAGAACCGCCAGTAGAAAAAATGTTGAAAGTGGCTGAAAAATTTTTGGAAAAGGAAAATTGA
- a CDS encoding EamA family transporter, whose translation MYRHIFPLSRLKSVFLLLLCVFLGVIAQLFLKRAVSCQENILFLISSPFFITGVSLYGISMLLWIVVLSKFELSYAYPILSLGYVFVALGSRLFLGETISPMQWLGIFTIMVGVMMVGWR comes from the coding sequence TTGTATAGGCATATTTTTCCTCTTTCAAGGCTAAAAAGTGTTTTTTTACTCTTGCTTTGTGTTTTCTTAGGGGTAATAGCCCAGCTTTTTTTAAAAAGGGCTGTTTCTTGCCAAGAGAATATTTTATTTCTTATCTCTTCTCCTTTTTTCATCACAGGAGTGAGTCTTTATGGAATAAGTATGCTTCTTTGGATAGTGGTGTTATCAAAATTTGAGCTCAGTTATGCCTATCCTATACTCAGTTTAGGATATGTCTTTGTGGCCTTAGGTTCCAGGCTATTTTTAGGTGAAACTATCTCTCCTATGCAGTGGTTGGGAATATTTACCATCATGGTTGGGGTAATGATGGTAGGTTGGAGGTGA
- a CDS encoding 2-amino-3,7-dideoxy-D-threo-hept-6-ulosonate synthase, whose translation MGMELAGKQIGKRIRLERIFDRETGKTVIIPMDHGVTVGPIPGLTDMKEIINQVALGGANAIVIHKGIVTAGHRGGGPDVGLIIHLSGSTSLSPFPNTKTLVCTVEEAIKLGADAVSIHVNLGDENEREMLRDFGEVSKKALDWGMPLLAMVYPRGPKIKDSYDPDTIAHCARLGAELGADVVKVSYTGSEETFRKVVEGCPVPVVIAGGPKMNSDREVIEMVKGAIEAGGAGVSIGRNAFQHANPTKIVRAIAQVVHKNVSVEEALKELEG comes from the coding sequence ATGGGAATGGAATTAGCAGGCAAGCAAATCGGCAAAAGGATCAGGCTAGAGCGAATCTTCGATCGGGAGACAGGTAAAACCGTAATTATTCCAATGGATCATGGGGTTACAGTGGGTCCTATTCCGGGTTTGACTGATATGAAAGAGATTATCAACCAGGTGGCCCTAGGAGGTGCCAATGCCATTGTCATCCACAAAGGGATTGTCACTGCTGGACATAGAGGGGGTGGTCCTGATGTGGGTCTTATCATTCACCTTTCAGGTAGCACTTCTTTATCTCCCTTCCCAAATACAAAAACTCTAGTTTGCACAGTAGAGGAGGCTATAAAACTAGGTGCAGATGCAGTTTCTATCCATGTTAACTTGGGAGATGAAAATGAAAGGGAAATGCTGAGAGATTTTGGAGAGGTTTCTAAAAAGGCCTTAGATTGGGGGATGCCTTTATTGGCTATGGTTTATCCTAGGGGACCAAAGATTAAAGATAGTTATGACCCTGATACCATTGCTCATTGTGCCAGATTAGGAGCTGAGTTAGGAGCAGATGTAGTAAAAGTGTCTTATACCGGATCAGAGGAAACTTTCAGAAAGGTAGTAGAAGGTTGCCCAGTGCCAGTAGTGATTGCTGGTGGTCCAAAAATGAATTCGGATAGAGAGGTAATAGAAATGGTCAAAGGGGCAATAGAAGCTGGAGGTGCAGGTGTTTCTATTGGAAGGAATGCCTTTCAACATGCAAATCCCACCAAAATAGTAAGGGCTATTGCTCAAGTGGTCCATAAAAATGTCAGTGTAGAAGAAGCCTTAAAAGAATTGGAGGGTTAA
- a CDS encoding dolichyl-phosphate beta-glucosyltransferase — protein MENTFLSVIIPAYNEEARIKNTLEKIHSYLKNQDYTYEIIIVNDGSTDNTWALVNEIAQKIKEVRILKNEKNRGKGFTIKKGFLNAKGKYLLFTDADLSTPIEEVEKLISWLKKGYDIAIGSRALKESHIQIHQPWYRELAGRIFNLFVQAMAVPGIKDTQCGFKCFAQKAALEICERQKIEKFSFDVEMLYIGRKLGYKIKEVPICWFNNPHTKVNFLKDGYRMCLDLIRIRLNELKGMYD, from the coding sequence ATGGAAAACACTTTTTTATCGGTAATCATTCCTGCTTATAATGAGGAAGCACGCATTAAAAATACTCTAGAAAAAATCCATTCTTACTTAAAAAACCAGGATTACACCTATGAGATAATAATAGTAAATGATGGAAGCACAGATAATACATGGGCATTAGTAAATGAAATAGCTCAAAAAATAAAAGAAGTTAGGATTTTAAAAAATGAAAAAAACAGAGGTAAAGGATTTACTATAAAAAAGGGGTTTTTGAATGCCAAAGGGAAATATCTACTTTTTACTGATGCTGATCTTTCTACTCCCATTGAAGAAGTGGAAAAACTTATATCTTGGTTAAAAAAAGGATATGATATTGCTATTGGCTCAAGGGCTCTAAAGGAATCTCATATCCAGATTCATCAACCCTGGTATCGTGAACTAGCAGGCAGAATTTTTAACCTTTTTGTTCAGGCTATGGCTGTGCCAGGAATAAAGGATACTCAATGTGGTTTTAAGTGTTTTGCTCAAAAGGCTGCCTTAGAGATTTGTGAAAGACAAAAAATAGAAAAATTTAGTTTTGATGTAGAAATGCTTTATATAGGCAGAAAACTTGGTTATAAAATCAAAGAAGTCCCTATTTGCTGGTTTAACAACCCTCATACCAAGGTAAATTTCCTCAAAGATGGGTATAGGATGTGCCTGGATTTGATAAGAATTAGGCTTAATGAGTTAAAGGGAATGTATGATTAA
- a CDS encoding bifunctional riboflavin kinase/FAD synthetase, translating to MNEITKPFLNAVVTVGNFDGVHLGHQMLFKKVIERAQDIGGTSVVFTFDPHPVEVLKGIHVPVITPLPRKMELIASKGIEVAICQPFTLKFAQITAEEFVKDILMQKIGMKEIIAGYDYSFGKGREGNLELLKKWGDELGFKVHVVGPIKVNGVVVSSTKVRELIQEGKVEKVRKFLGRYYQVTGKVIRGRDRGGRLLGIPTANLALVNEVFPKLGVYAVEVIYQGKKYQGAANIGFSPTFGNNALSVETHILDFNQDIYGEEIKINFVKKLRDERKFSRVEELVTQIKKDIETARKILSQFSIA from the coding sequence GTGAATGAGATCACTAAGCCTTTTTTGAATGCCGTGGTGACGGTAGGTAACTTTGATGGTGTCCATTTGGGACATCAAATGTTATTTAAAAAAGTCATAGAAAGGGCTCAAGATATTGGAGGCACATCTGTTGTCTTTACCTTTGACCCTCATCCAGTGGAAGTTTTAAAGGGAATACATGTCCCAGTTATCACTCCCCTCCCTCGAAAAATGGAACTCATAGCCAGTAAAGGCATTGAAGTAGCTATATGTCAGCCTTTTACCTTGAAGTTTGCTCAGATTACGGCCGAAGAGTTTGTAAAAGATATCTTGATGCAAAAAATTGGCATGAAAGAAATAATTGCTGGTTATGATTATAGCTTTGGCAAAGGGAGAGAGGGAAACTTAGAACTCCTTAAAAAATGGGGAGATGAGTTGGGATTTAAGGTGCATGTAGTAGGGCCAATAAAGGTAAATGGAGTGGTGGTAAGTAGCACTAAGGTAAGAGAATTGATCCAAGAAGGCAAAGTAGAAAAAGTAAGAAAATTCTTAGGCCGTTATTACCAAGTGACTGGTAAGGTTATCCGAGGAAGGGACCGCGGAGGGAGGCTTTTGGGCATTCCTACGGCTAATCTGGCCTTGGTAAATGAGGTCTTTCCCAAGCTTGGCGTTTATGCTGTGGAAGTGATTTATCAGGGGAAAAAGTACCAGGGTGCGGCAAACATCGGCTTTAGCCCTACTTTTGGCAATAATGCCCTCTCGGTTGAGACCCATATTTTGGATTTTAATCAAGATATTTATGGAGAAGAGATTAAAATAAACTTTGTTAAAAAATTGCGTGATGAAAGGAAGTTTTCCCGTGTGGAGGAATTGGTTACTCAAATTAAAAAAGACATTGAGACCGCTAGGAAGATATTATCTCAATTTTCTATTGCTTAG
- a CDS encoding polyprenyl synthetase family protein gives MSPLVKLDSILSSIEKEIDVHLKAQTPLAKTISQYILKSGGKKLRPLLFVLSARLCGCETGEEIKLSPIFEYLHVATLLHDDVIDGAKTRRGKPASHEVWGKTVAILTGDFLLARALELAASSGNLRIVEMLSKTVSILAQGEILEFAKTGSLDLREEEYFEIIDGKTAALIARACHLGGVLAGASEEQENALYAYGHNLGLAFQIVDDILDYIGSEKEFGKPIGQDIREGKVTLPFIYALQNANPDEKDMIESFFNKRQQKDIENIVSFVKNKGGITLAKNKAQIFISKAKTALSIFPPHYIRESLFQLADFIGKRNY, from the coding sequence ATGTCTCCTTTGGTAAAACTTGATTCTATTTTGTCTTCTATTGAAAAAGAAATAGATGTGCATTTAAAGGCACAAACACCTTTGGCTAAAACCATCAGTCAATATATTTTAAAAAGTGGAGGCAAAAAGTTAAGGCCATTATTATTTGTGCTTTCTGCCCGGCTGTGTGGTTGTGAAACTGGGGAAGAAATAAAATTATCTCCTATTTTTGAATACCTCCATGTAGCTACCCTTTTACATGATGATGTGATTGATGGAGCCAAGACACGTAGAGGAAAACCGGCCTCTCATGAGGTTTGGGGTAAGACAGTAGCTATTTTAACTGGTGATTTTTTGTTAGCCAGGGCCTTGGAATTAGCCGCCTCTTCTGGAAATCTGCGAATAGTAGAAATGCTCTCTAAAACAGTATCTATTCTAGCTCAGGGGGAAATTTTGGAATTTGCTAAAACAGGTAGCCTTGACTTAAGAGAAGAAGAATATTTTGAAATTATTGATGGCAAGACAGCCGCTTTAATTGCCCGTGCCTGCCATTTAGGAGGAGTTCTAGCTGGGGCAAGTGAGGAGCAAGAAAATGCCCTTTATGCTTATGGTCATAATCTGGGGCTAGCCTTTCAAATTGTAGACGATATTTTGGATTATATTGGTAGTGAAAAGGAGTTTGGTAAACCTATTGGCCAAGATATAAGAGAAGGTAAGGTCACTTTACCCTTTATTTATGCCTTACAAAATGCCAATCCTGATGAAAAAGATATGATTGAATCTTTTTTTAATAAAAGACAACAAAAAGACATTGAGAATATAGTCTCTTTTGTGAAGAATAAAGGAGGAATCACTTTGGCTAAAAATAAGGCACAAATTTTTATTTCTAAAGCAAAAACAGCTCTGTCTATTTTTCCGCCTCATTACATAAGAGAAAGTTTATTTCAATTGGCCGATTTTATAGGCAAACGGAATTATTGA
- a CDS encoding EamA family transporter, giving the protein MDIVEISLISATIVFISLGQIFQKLASRNINCVKRIFIKIFSTPYVLLAGISLALGMLSWLFVLRTVKLSIAYPMLSLSYVIITLVGKIGFKEKVPLHRWLGVSSICIGIFFLFQG; this is encoded by the coding sequence ATGGATATTGTAGAAATTTCCCTTATAAGTGCAACCATAGTGTTTATTTCTCTAGGTCAGATATTCCAAAAATTGGCCTCCAGAAATATTAATTGTGTTAAAAGAATTTTTATCAAAATTTTCTCAACACCTTATGTGCTTCTAGCAGGCATAAGTCTAGCTTTAGGCATGTTGAGCTGGTTGTTTGTTTTAAGGACAGTAAAATTATCTATAGCCTATCCCATGCTTTCTTTGAGTTATGTTATTATAACACTGGTAGGCAAAATTGGTTTTAAAGAAAAAGTACCTTTACATCGCTGGTTAGGAGTTAGTTCAATTTGTATAGGCATATTTTTCCTCTTTCAAGGCTAA
- a CDS encoding M20 family metallopeptidase yields MVQDDKREIIQLLLTLLSIPSPSGEEMPLLQWIETYLYNCDFKTYWQKVTDNRANLCAYRGHPQYLIATHVDTVPAWGHPYAFSPKIEGGKIWGRGAIDTKGQLAALLKAIKETDASCAIALFIDEEEEGLGSEKYIPPFSFKGAVVLEPTNLSLAIAEAGNIEIYLKIKGKAAHGALFGRGKNAIEVFCDFYQRLKLLPDLQYSHSFFKYSGINIGRIKGGIDCQLVAEDCEAEIDIPVLPGNDLEKVWQEIKDLLNEFPLTWELKSFDAPWEISPQEQVVKRLVECIEAEMFVSFSGMNAWTDAANLFKKGIPSVVFGVGDLALAHTADEHVDIEEVLKLSRILKRFLEV; encoded by the coding sequence ATGGTTCAGGATGATAAAAGAGAAATAATTCAATTATTGCTTACCCTTCTTTCTATTCCCAGTCCCAGTGGGGAAGAAATGCCTTTATTACAATGGATAGAAACCTATCTATATAATTGTGATTTCAAGACCTATTGGCAAAAAGTAACAGATAATAGGGCTAATTTGTGTGCTTATCGTGGACATCCCCAATACCTCATAGCTACTCATGTGGATACAGTTCCTGCTTGGGGTCACCCTTATGCATTTTCACCCAAAATTGAAGGAGGAAAAATTTGGGGAAGAGGGGCCATAGATACCAAAGGTCAACTGGCTGCCTTACTTAAGGCCATAAAGGAAACAGATGCTTCTTGTGCCATAGCCCTTTTTATAGATGAGGAAGAAGAGGGATTGGGTTCAGAGAAATATATTCCTCCCTTTTCATTTAAAGGAGCAGTGGTATTAGAACCCACTAATCTATCTTTGGCCATAGCTGAAGCAGGTAATATTGAGATTTATTTAAAGATTAAAGGTAAGGCTGCTCACGGTGCTTTGTTTGGTAGAGGGAAAAATGCCATAGAAGTCTTTTGTGATTTTTATCAAAGGCTAAAATTATTACCTGATTTGCAATATTCTCATTCTTTTTTTAAATATTCAGGTATAAATATTGGGAGAATAAAGGGGGGTATTGATTGTCAATTGGTAGCAGAAGATTGCGAGGCTGAAATAGATATCCCTGTTTTGCCTGGAAATGATTTAGAAAAAGTTTGGCAAGAAATTAAAGATTTGTTAAATGAATTTCCCCTTACCTGGGAATTGAAGTCATTTGATGCTCCTTGGGAGATTTCGCCTCAAGAACAAGTAGTAAAAAGATTGGTAGAATGCATAGAAGCAGAGATGTTTGTTAGTTTTAGCGGTATGAACGCCTGGACAGATGCAGCCAATTTATTCAAAAAGGGAATTCCCAGTGTGGTTTTTGGGGTAGGAGATTTGGCCTTGGCCCATACTGCTGATGAGCATGTGGATATAGAAGAAGTGTTAAAGTTGAGCAGAATTTTAAAAAGATTTTTGGAAGTCTAA